The following DNA comes from Streptococcus pasteurianus.
CATCATTGCTATATAAAGTAAATCTCTCACGTTTTTCATAAATTACTCCTTAAAATAAATGGTTTCGTGTAAGCGACAGTTTGGATTAAAGTCATGATAACAATATGGACAAGCCCCTTTTTTATACTCCGTGTAAGTTAAAAAATGGCGGCAATTACCACAAAAAACAGGTGAGGCAGCTTTTACCGAAACTGATTCAAAAGGGTGATTTCGTAGCTGATTATGACATTGATAGCAAGCAAAATAATCTTGGCACTTACCACATTTGAGAGCAACAATGTCCTGCTTTGTATGATAATGTTTACATCTTCCTTTACTATCAAGATTAATTCCATAAATTATCATAATCATCAACCTCCTAACAAAGTTTACTACTTTATTCGTTTTTAGTCAACCTATTTATTTTTATTAGTTAACTCTTTTTAAAATCTTCTCACTGATAAAGCGCAAAAAGTCTGGAGCAGCTTTGCCCCAGACTTGGTATGCTATTAGAAATTACGGTCACTCTTGTTATAGCCGTAGCGTTCAAAGAAATCCTCGCGGAATTCCAAAAGATTGTCATCCATGATAGCTTGACGAACTTTTTTCATCAAGTTGACAAGGAAGTAAAGGTTATGATAGCTTGTCAAACGAAGCCCAAAGGTTTCATCAGCTTTAAGCAAGTGACGAATGTAAGCACGTGTGTAATTGCGACATGTGTAGCAATCACAATCATGGTCAAGTGGTGTGAAATCTTCTGCGTAAGCTGCATTTTTAACCACCAAACGCCCTTCACTTGTCATACATGTTCCATTTCGAGCGATACGTGTTGGAAGCACGCAGTCAAACATATCCACACCGCGAATAACACCGTCAATCAAACTATCTGGTGCACCAACGCCCATAAGGTAACGTGGTTTATTTTCTGGCAACATTGGCACTGTGAAATCAAGCACCTCATTCATTTCTTTGTGTGATTCTCCAACGGCAAGTCCACCAATTGAATATCCTGGGAAATCCATGCTGACCAAGTCACTAGCTGATTGGCGACGAAGGTCTTTGAAACCAGCACCTTGCACGATACCAAAAAGCCCTTGGTCATGTGGACGACGATGTGCTTTCAAGCCACGTTCAGCCCAACGACTTGTACGTTCGATTGATTTTTTAACGTAATCATACGGTTGGTAGAATTGAGGGCATTCATCAAAGCTCATCATGATGTCCGAGCCAAGATTATTTTGAATAGAGATGGCTTTTTCTGGTGAGAGGAACATTTTAGCACCGTTAAGGTGGTTTTTAAAGGTCACCCCTTCCTCAGTGATGTTACGTGTATCAGCCAATGAATACACTTGGAAACCACCACTATCAGTCAGAATCGCTTGGTCCCAATTCATAAATTTATGAAGTCCACCAGCGCGAGCGATTAATTCGTCACCTGGACGTAACCAGAGGTGATAAGTATTTGATAAGATAATTCCTGAACCCATTTCCTTGAGTTCTTCTGGCGATTGTGTTTTAACTGTTGCTTGCGTTCCAACAGGCATAAACATTGGCGTTGGAAATGTGCCGTGGGGTGTGATAATTTCACCCAAACGAGCACCTGTGTGTTTTTCTTTCTTAATTAAGCGATACTTAATCGGATAATCTGTCATTTTTTTCTCCTAGCTACCACAAAAAACAGTTGTGGGCATTTTTTATATTGTCATGATTAAACAGTAATCAGACTGAGAATTTGAGACTGAAAAGCTCATTAATCTCTTGCCTTGTATTATAAAAAATACAAAGTACAACCTCTACGATTTTACCAAAAATCACATCTTTTGTCATGTCTTTATGGTTTAGTGTGTTATATCTAATACAATATGATATAATTAAAAACGTGGAAGTAATTATTTTTTTTAAGGGATAATAAAGGAGGACCATTATGAAAGCTTCAGAAACACGTCGAAAAGCTAGAGAATTTCTTAAAACTCTCTCTGGTAAATACCAACTGTTTATTGTTTCTATTGTTTTAGCGATTCTTACCGTTTCAATTTCTTATCGTCAAACAATTTTCACAACAAGCCACGGTACTGAATTTAGCATCACAGAATCTGTTCCAAGTATCATTGGCATTCTATCTGCACTATTTCTTGCGTCGGCAAGTTATGCTGTACTTGACGTAATTCGCTTCAAACGCAACCACGTCGAAGTAGGAGACAACATGATTGTCTTTTCAAACGAACTATTTGGGAAATACGTTTTGACAGCTATTTTAAAATGGCTATTTCTCTTCTTATGGTCTTTGATTGCTGGTGTCGGAATATTTATTTTTACTATCGGAGTTACTTATGCAGCTGTAGATGATTCTGCTGCAGGATGGATTATTGTGATTATCGGTTTGATTGCGATGATGGCGGGATTTGTACTTGCTATTATGAAAAACTATTCATACTGCATGACAACTTATATTCTTTATGATGATGTCCAAAACGGCACTTATGAAGGTCCTCGTAGCGTTATTGATAAGAGTACAAAACTGATGAAAGGAAATAGATGGCGTTTCTTCTGCTTACAATTTAGCTTCATTGGTTGGTACATCTTAACAGGAATCACTTGTGGTTTGCTTTACTTCTACACACTACCATACATTACAACAGCCAACCTCTTCTTCTACGAAGACTTACTAGAAAATGCTGAATAATATAACAAATCACCTTAGCAAGGCTAGGGTGATTTGTTATATTATTCAGGTTTATGACCAAAATCCAATTTGAACCTTTACTTATCCTCTCGATAAGTCATAAAAAATTCGCCTGCTGCTTTTAGTTTTTCTTGACATTTTGGGCAAATGCCGTAAGCTGTCAGTTGAATTTTTGTGATTTGATAACCTGTTTGTTCATAAGCTTCTTTGCCAATATCAATGGCATCAACATCCATAAAATCAGCAATTTCACCACAGTTTTTACAAACAATGTTAATGTGCTGATGTCCCATAAAATCATAGTAAGTTGTGGTGTCGTTTGTTACTTTTAACTCGGCAACAAATCCTTCATCAACCAATACTTTCATATTGTTATAAACCGTTGCTAAACTCATATTAGGGTGTTCTGGCAATAGGTCTCTATAAATTTTATCGACACTAGGGTGCTCATGACTATTTATAATATAAGCAATAATGGCTTTGCGAGTCTCCGTTATACGGATATGTTTCTTTTTGAGATGCTCAATGACATTCTCATAGGCATCCAAAGGACGGTGGTGAGTGTGAACATCCATTATAGCTCTCCTTATCTAATTTACTAAGTTAATTATAACATAGTTTAAAAAAGTACATGTCAAGACACGCTCACCTATTTTATGATAAAAATCAGACAATTTCAAGTTACTGAGATATTTTTTAGAAAAAATTGATGAAATTGTCTTTTGAGATATTATTTTTGATTTTTTGTAAATATCGACATAAAATTCTTGACTGTTTCTTGCCTTTGGTTTTATAATATATTTATCGTTAACGACATAAAAATAAATAAAAGGAGAAAAAACAGGTGACAAAAATATTTAAAACTTTGGACGATTTTTTAGGAACTCACTTTATTTACACTTACGATAATGGTTGGGAATACGAATGGTATGCTAAAAATGAACACACTGTTGATTATCGTATTCATGGCGGTATGGTTGCGGGGCGTTGGGTCAAAGACCAAGAAGCTAATATCGTTATGCTCACAGAAGGCGTTTATAAAGTTGCTTGGACAGAACCAACTGGTACTGATGTTGCCCTTGATTTCGTGCCCAATGAGAAAAAATTGAACGGTACGATTTTCTTTCCTGCTTGGGTTCATGAACATCCTGAAATTACGGTTTGCTTCCAAAATGAACACATTGATTTAATGGAAGAATCTCGCGAAAAATACGCTACTTATCCAAAATTAGTCGTTCCTGAATTTGCTCACATTACCTATATGGGTGATGCGGGGCAAAATAACGAAGATGTCATCTCTGAAGCACCATACGAAGGCTTACCAGACGACATTCGTAACGGGAAATACTTTGATGATAATTACAAACGTTGGAAAAAATAATTATCTAATCTGACGAATTCTTGCTATACTAGTTATAAACAACTATTCATTACAAGGAGGTCTTATGCCTAAAGAACGTCTCTTACCCTATATCATTTTGGGGATTGTCAAACATTCTTCACCGATTACTGGGCAGGCTATTACGAAACAATTTGACAATGAGATTGGCGAATTTTGGCGTGCTTCTCATAGTCAGATTTACCCTGAATTAAAACGTATGTCCAATGACAATTGGCTCAAACAAACGACCTCTGAAGATAATGCTAAGGAAAAATATTACCAATTAACGAGTGAGGGGGAAGCAATTCTTTCTAACTGGTTAGAGGAGACGGTCGAGGAAGCGCCTATTCAAAAGGACCTTTTCTCTTTAAAAATGTTCTTTATCCACGACCAAGCTAACCCGCGAATTTTGTCCTTATTAGAGGAAGAACGTCAGATTTTGCTAGAACAGCTGGCGCATTTTAAAATGCGAGAAAAATTACTTTTTTCAAGCTCGAAAGATATTGAGCGTGCCTACGGTCACTACCTTATCCTAAGCCGCGCCATTTCCCGTGTTAGCAGTCAATTGAGCTGGATTGAGGACACTATCCAACAATGGCAGAAACAGAATAAAAACTGAGAGTCGCTTTTTGCGGACTCTCAGTTTTTTTGTTAGCTTACAAGCCTTGATATTCAATCTTGATGCATTTGTTCATGACAATTTTATCACGTCCTGCGGCTTGTAAAATATCAGCAGCTTCTTGACTTTCTAGACCAAGTTGCACCCAAAAAATGTCGGCATCTGTTTCAATGAAATCTTTGGCAACTTCTGGTAGAAATTCACTTCGTCTGAAAACATCAACAATGTCAATGTGGACAGGAACGTCTTGAAGTTTAGCATAAGCTGTCTCGTTTAAAATTTTCTGTCCTGCTAATCTTGGATTGACAGGAATAATCGTATAACCAGCTTCTTGCATGATTTTTGAAACACCATAAGCTGGACTATTTTCACGATGTGATAAACCAACAACAGCAATGGTTTTGGCATTTTTTAAATAATCAGCAATCACATCTTGACTAGGATTTTGAAATGTTGTCATCTGGCTGCCTCCTTTGTATGACGTTTTTCTTAAGTATAACATAGTTAATGCAAAAACCAAGCTACCAAAGTTTGGTAGCTCGTTTTTTTATTTCTATTTTGCTTCGTACCATGTTTGTCCTGCATTTTCGTCTGCAATGAGGGGTACTGATAAGTCAATCGCTGATTCCATGGTTTCTTTGACCAATGTTTTAACGGCTTCAAGTTCGTCTTTTGGTACTTGAAGAATGATTTCATCGTGTACTTGTAAAAGCATTTTTGTCTTGAATTGACCGTCAACTAAGGCTTTGTCAAGGTTGATCATGGCAATTTTGAGAATATCAGCTGCACTACCTTGGATTGGTGAGTTGATAGCTGTGCGTTCTGCAAATTGACGAATATTGAAATTACGTGAATTAATATCTGGCAACTCTCGGCGACGGTGGAAAAGCGTTTCGACATAACCTTTGTCTTTGGCATCACGCACCACGCGCTCCATGTAATTTTTAATGCCTGGATAGCGTTCAAAATACGTTTCAATGTATTGTTTAGCCACTTTACGTGGAATGCCGAGGTTATTAGCAAGCCCATAATCCGAAATGCCGTAAACAATACCAAAGTTAACAGCCTTAGCATTACGACGGTCATTTGGTGTGACATCTTCTGTTTTTTCAATACCAAAGACACGCATGGCTGTTGACGTGTGAATGTCTGCTCCTTCACGGAAAGCCGCAATCAAATGCTCATCATTTGAAATGTGAGCCAGAACACGCAATTCGATTTGTGAGTAGTCAGAACTTAAAAGCACTTCATCTTCTGTCTCTGGGACAAACGCTTTACGAATCAAGCGCCCTTGTTCCAAACGTACTGGGATGTTTTGCAAGTTAGGGTCAACACTAGACAAACGACCTGTTTGCGTCAAATCTTGTAAGTAACGGGTGTGAATTTTACCATCCTGCAAAATGAAATCCTGCAAACCAACGATATAAGTTGATTGCAATTTGGCAATTTGGCGATATTCCAAAATTTTAGACACGATTGGCGAGATTGGCGCCAATCGTTCCAAGACATCCACCGCTGTTGAATACCCTGTCTTGGTTTTCTTCGTGTAGCTTGTTGGCAATTGCATCTTGTCAAAGAGCAATTCACCCAATTGTTTTGGCGAATTGATATTAAATTCCATGCCTGCCAAATCGTAAATTTCTTGTGTCAACTCATCGATAACAGCCTGATTAGAAGCTTCCATTTCTTGAAGCGTTGCTTTTTTAACCGAAATACCTGCAATTTCCATTTTAGCAAGGACATTTGCCAACGGTTGCTCCATGTCAAAGAGAAGGCTGGCTTGTTGGTGTTCTGTCAACTTGTCTAGCATGACTTTCTCAGAATGGTTCAAAACCACAATCTTACGTGCTAAATGGCTGAGCAGCACCGATTTTTCAGGAACGGCACGCTTAACCCCCTTGCCATAAACAGCTTCATCACTATCTAAAACATAATCCGTGTAAAGTCGTGCAATAGTTGACAGTTCATTGTCATCAACCGTTGATAGGAGGTATTTTGCCAAACGGCTGTCAAATGCTGGCGCTGGTAAATCAACACCAAAATGACTAAGCAAGACTTTGCTACGTTTGAAATCGTAAGTTTTGATTGGTTTAGCTAGCGCTGCTTTGAACAAATCGTCCTTGAGAAGGTCAAGATTGGTTGACGCATAAATCGCCTTGTCATTTCCCCAAGCAAAACCAATGATATTTTCAACGTGATAATTATCACCTAAAATTTCAAAATAGAAAAATTGGTCATCTGCGAACATATCCGCACTCAAGCTATCCACCTCGGTGTAGCTAACGTCGAATTTTTCTTGTTTCTTCGGAGCACCTAGATTGTCTTTAAATTGCTTGAAGCCCATTTCATCGTAAAATGGTACTAATTTGTCTAAATCTGGTCCTTGATAGTCGATGTCGTCCAAACCAATGGTAATCGGTGCACTGATATTGATAGTCGCCAAAGTCTTAGATAAGAAAGCTTGCTCTTTATCATTAATCAAGTTTTCTTTCATCTTAGATTTTTTCATACCGTCAATGTTTTCGTAAACACCTTCAAGGCTGCCGTATTCTAAGAGTAATTTAAGACCAGTTTTTTCGCCAATTTTTGTAACGCCAGGGATATTATCTGATTTATCCCCCATGAGCGCTTTAAGGTCAATGAATTGTTTAGGGGTGATTCCAATTTTTTCCATGAGGTAGGCTGGGGTGAATTCTTCAAATTCTGCCACACCTTTTTTGGAAATTTCAACGGTTGTGTTGTTATCAGCTAATTGAATAAGGTCTTTATCTCCGCTGACAATGGTAACGTCGTACTCGTCCTCATTTTCAGCTAATTTATCCAATGTTCCGATGATGTCATCAGCTTCATAATTTTCCAAATCATAGAAAGTAATGCCAAGCGCACTAAGCATTTCACGGATGTAAGGCAATTGCTCACGGAATTCATCTGGTGTTTTGGCACGACCTGCCTTGTAATCTTTGTACATTTCTGTACGGAAAGTCGTCTTACCAGCATCAAAAGCCACCAAAACGTGTGTTGGCTGAACTCTTTCTAATAAATGATTGAGCATGAGGTGAAAACCGTAAATGGCATTGGTATGCAAACCAGCACGGTTTTTAAAACGATCAATCTGATTATACAGTGCAAAAAAGGCACGATAAGCAACGGATGACCCGTCAATTAAAAGTAATTTTTTCTTGTTTTCCATGGTTTTATTATAACATATCTTGAGCTTTCATTTGGCTTTGGAAGGTTGAAGAAATCCTTTTTTCCAAATTTCTCTAAAATGACACACAATCTCCACTTTTATAACATTTTTCTTGTCTTGGAATTAATAAAGGCATTGATTTCAAGGATTATGGTGAATTTTCTGGTTTTTCTGTCTTTAGTAGAAAATAATCTTTCGCTTAAGTTTTCTTTAAGGCTAGCTTTTTATACTTTAACTATTCCTAAAACTTTCACAGCTAGATTTGCTAGCTAACGTTCACTTTAGCACCTCCCAAGCTAAGTGAATGTATCTTTTTCATAATCTCCTTAAAGTCTAGCCTCTGGCTAGGCTTTTTGTGTTGAAAAAAACACTTCCACTATACTGGAAGTGCCATTTTATCATTATAAATAATTCACTAAATACATCAAAATTGGGACGATGAGCATGGTGAGAAGGGTTGATTCGGTCACCATAATAGCTGCGTAATCTGCGTCTGCTCCGTAAAGTTTTGCGACAACGGGAGCGTTTGTCATGACAGGCATGGCTGATTGGATGATAAAGACTTGTTTCATTAGTAATGGCATTTGCGTGTGGCTAACAATCACCATCATTAACAGCGGAGCTACAACAAAACGTCCTAAAAGAACCAAAACATTGTCTTTACTAAAACGTAGACGTGACAGCCCTGCATTTGCCACCGAAATCCCAATAAAAATCATTGATAGCGGAATCGTAAGGTTGCCCAAATATTGAAAGTCGCTAAGTAAAAAGGCAGGCAGTTGGATGTTCAATAGCACCAAAATCACCCCAATAATAAAACCTAAAAGCGGTGGTGAGAAAATTTTTCGTAAACTGTCACGAAAGTCAATCGTGGCAGAATGACGTCCATCTTTTTGGATAAAATAAGTTCCAATCGTCCAAAAGAAAGTCGTGTTGCACATGTAATAAACCAAAACGTAAGGAATGCTCTTATCGCCAAAAAGGGCTTGATTGATAGGCAATCCCACAAAAATGGTATTGGAATTAAAAAACATAGAGACAAACAAGCCCTGATGTTTTTTATCTACAGCAAATAGCTGTGCTACCGCCATGGCAATCGCAAGCAGAATAATCATCGAAAGAGCAGGGAAACGCAATTGTGGTAGCATTTTTAACAATTCGTCAGCCGTGAAACGACCAACAATCGTATAAATCATGTAACATGGTAAAGCCACTTTGGTAACTAATTGTGCAATCAAAGAGGAGGTCTGGTCATCAAACCAACCTTTTTTAGCTAAAACATAGCCCACCATAACCATGACCAAAATAACTAAGACACCTGAAATACTGTTCACAAACGTTGTCATTACTTACTTCCTTTTAAACTAATTATTTTCAGTATAGCATATTTTCTTAGGTTTCTTAAGTACGGTTAAAAAATCACTTAAAAACGACTGTTTTCCAGTCGTTTTTAATGTTAGATATTAGCAAAAATAACTGCTGTATTAAGGGAGTAATCAAATACAGTAGGTATGAAAGCTCCTGAGGAAATTATAGGGAACTTTCTTTGTATCATAAAACATTATTAAAGGTGATTGACAGTGTTGACAATATTATCAACTGTGAAACCGTAGTGTTCAATCACCTCTGATGCTGGTGCTGAAGCTCCAAACGTATCAATACCGATGACTTTGCCGTCTAAGCCAACGTATTTATACCATGGTTGGGTTGCCGCCATTTCAATAGCAACACGTTTCCGAACAGCATTTGGGAGAATCATTTCTTTATATTCTGCTGGTTGGTCATCAAATAATTCTGTTGACGGTACTGAAACAACTCGAACCTTACCACCTTGGGCAACTAATTTTTTAGCCGCTTCTACCGCTAAATTAATTTCTGAGCCTGATGCTAAAAGAATGGTATCAAAATCTGCGCTTGACTCGTAAACAACATAAGCACCTTTTTCAACGGCAGTGAAACTTGTTCCTTTTTCAACAACTAGATTTTGACGTGTTAAAACAAGCGCTGTCGGCGTTGATTTTTGTGTCAAAGCATAGTGCCAAGCAGCCTGCGTTTCACGGGCATCTGCTGGGCGAAGCACTGTCAAATTTGGAATTGCTCGCAAACCTGATAATTGTTCAATTGGCTCATGAGTTGGTCCGTCCTCACCAACAGCAATGGAATCATGAGTAAAAACATAGACAACTGGCAAGCCTTGGAGAGCAGACAGACGCATGGCAGCTTTAAGATAATCAGAAAAGACAAAGAATGTCCCACCAAAAACGCGAAGCCCACCATGCAGTGCCATACCATTCAAAATAGTTGCCATACCAAACTCACGAACACCAAACTGAATATTGCGATTAAGTGGATGTTCAGCATCTTGTAAGCCATCATCGTTAATATAAGTCATGTTTGAATGAGCAAGGTCAGCTGAGCCACCAAGAAAATTAGGAAGAACCGCTGCTGCCGCATTAATCGCAGCTTGTGACGAGTGACGTGTTGCTTGTGAAAAGCCATCGTCAAAAACAGGAAAATCTGCTTCTGTGAGCGTTGCTGGGTCCTCTCCTCTAATAATAGCTTCAACTTCTTTAGCTTCATTTGGATAGGCTGTTTTGTAGGCTGCGAGCATTTCTAACCATTTTTGATATGCTGCAACCCCACGCTTCTCTACATTTTCTTTAAAATCATCATAAACCTCTTCGGGAACGTCAAACGGTGGATACTCCCAGCCAAGATGACGTCGTGTGGCAGCTATTTCTTCAGCACCGAGTGGAGCTCCGTGAACCGCATTGGTTCCACCTTTTGTTGGTGCACCGTAGCCAATCGTTGTTTTAATTTCAATCAAGCTTGGCTTGTTAGAAGCTTTTGCTTCTTCGATAGCAAGACTAATGGCATTGATATCTGTGCCATCTTCAACAATAGCAGTATGCCAACCATAAGCATTGTAGCGTGCACGAACATTTTCAGTAAAAGCAGCATTTGTCTCACCATCTAGGCAAATATCATTTGAATCATAAAGAACAATCAACTTATTCAATTGCTGTTTAGCTGCGTAAGACGATGCTTCGCCAGACACTCCTTCCATAAAGTCACCGTCACCAGCGATAACATAGGTATAGTGATTGAAAATTGGAAAATCTGGTTTATTGTATTTTGCAGCTAAGAAACGTTCCGCCTGTGCTAGTCCGACAGCCATAGAAATCCCTTGACCTAGTGGTCCAGAGGTTGCATCCACACCATCAGTATGACCGTATTCGGGATGACCTGGCGTTTTTGACCCCCATTGACGAAAATGTTTCAAATCATCAATCGTAACGTCGAATCCTGACAAATGAAGAAGAGCATAAAGCAACATTGAACCATGCCCTGCTGATAAAATGAAGCGGTCGCGATTAATCCAGTTTGAAACAGCAGGATTGACACGCAAATGTTTAGTGTAAAGACTGTATGCCATTGGAGCAGCTCCCATAACGACTCCTGGATGACCTGATTTGGCTTTTTCAATGGCATCAATTCCTAAAAAACGAATGGCATTAACAGATAATTGTGACATAATAATTCTCCTTGTGAAATCATTCTGCTAACTTTTAGGATTATTCACCCTTAAAAATTTTCCAATCCTGCATAAACTGTGTTAACCCTGAATCCGTCAAAGGGTGTTTGGTCATTTTATCAAAAACAGCATCTGGAATGGTAGCAATATGAGCACCTCGTTTCGCAACGTTCTCAACATGAACTGTATTACGAATACTTGCTGCAATGATTTCCGTCTCAAAGCCATAAAAATCAATGATTTCTCGCAAATCTGAAATCAATTGGTAAGCATCTGTACCGATGTCTTCCAGACGTCCAACAAATGGACTGATAAAGGTTGCACCAGCTTTGATAGCCATAAGCCCTTGAGATACCGTAAAAATAAGAGTGACGTTGGTTTTAATGTTTTCTTTTGAAAGCACATTGACTGCTTTCAACCCTTCCATTGTCATCGGAATTTTGACCACAATATTATCTGCCCATTTAGCAATATCACGCGCTTCAGTA
Coding sequences within:
- a CDS encoding CHY zinc finger protein, whose amino-acid sequence is MIMIIYGINLDSKGRCKHYHTKQDIVALKCGKCQDYFACYQCHNQLRNHPFESVSVKAASPVFCGNCRHFLTYTEYKKGACPYCYHDFNPNCRLHETIYFKE
- the tgt gene encoding tRNA guanosine(34) transglycosylase Tgt: MTDYPIKYRLIKKEKHTGARLGEIITPHGTFPTPMFMPVGTQATVKTQSPEELKEMGSGIILSNTYHLWLRPGDELIARAGGLHKFMNWDQAILTDSGGFQVYSLADTRNITEEGVTFKNHLNGAKMFLSPEKAISIQNNLGSDIMMSFDECPQFYQPYDYVKKSIERTSRWAERGLKAHRRPHDQGLFGIVQGAGFKDLRRQSASDLVSMDFPGYSIGGLAVGESHKEMNEVLDFTVPMLPENKPRYLMGVGAPDSLIDGVIRGVDMFDCVLPTRIARNGTCMTSEGRLVVKNAAYAEDFTPLDHDCDCYTCRNYTRAYIRHLLKADETFGLRLTSYHNLYFLVNLMKKVRQAIMDDNLLEFREDFFERYGYNKSDRNF
- a CDS encoding DUF975 family protein, translating into MKASETRRKAREFLKTLSGKYQLFIVSIVLAILTVSISYRQTIFTTSHGTEFSITESVPSIIGILSALFLASASYAVLDVIRFKRNHVEVGDNMIVFSNELFGKYVLTAILKWLFLFLWSLIAGVGIFIFTIGVTYAAVDDSAAGWIIVIIGLIAMMAGFVLAIMKNYSYCMTTYILYDDVQNGTYEGPRSVIDKSTKLMKGNRWRFFCLQFSFIGWYILTGITCGLLYFYTLPYITTANLFFYEDLLENAE
- the perR gene encoding peroxide-responsive transcriptional repressor PerR, translating into MDVHTHHRPLDAYENVIEHLKKKHIRITETRKAIIAYIINSHEHPSVDKIYRDLLPEHPNMSLATVYNNMKVLVDEGFVAELKVTNDTTTYYDFMGHQHINIVCKNCGEIADFMDVDAIDIGKEAYEQTGYQITKIQLTAYGICPKCQEKLKAAGEFFMTYREDK
- a CDS encoding phenolic acid decarboxylase, with product MTKIFKTLDDFLGTHFIYTYDNGWEYEWYAKNEHTVDYRIHGGMVAGRWVKDQEANIVMLTEGVYKVAWTEPTGTDVALDFVPNEKKLNGTIFFPAWVHEHPEITVCFQNEHIDLMEESREKYATYPKLVVPEFAHITYMGDAGQNNEDVISEAPYEGLPDDIRNGKYFDDNYKRWKK
- a CDS encoding PadR family transcriptional regulator, which translates into the protein MPKERLLPYIILGIVKHSSPITGQAITKQFDNEIGEFWRASHSQIYPELKRMSNDNWLKQTTSEDNAKEKYYQLTSEGEAILSNWLEETVEEAPIQKDLFSLKMFFIHDQANPRILSLLEEERQILLEQLAHFKMREKLLFSSSKDIERAYGHYLILSRAISRVSSQLSWIEDTIQQWQKQNKN
- a CDS encoding CoA-binding protein yields the protein MTTFQNPSQDVIADYLKNAKTIAVVGLSHRENSPAYGVSKIMQEAGYTIIPVNPRLAGQKILNETAYAKLQDVPVHIDIVDVFRRSEFLPEVAKDFIETDADIFWVQLGLESQEAADILQAAGRDKIVMNKCIKIEYQGL
- the polA gene encoding DNA polymerase I, with amino-acid sequence MENKKKLLLIDGSSVAYRAFFALYNQIDRFKNRAGLHTNAIYGFHLMLNHLLERVQPTHVLVAFDAGKTTFRTEMYKDYKAGRAKTPDEFREQLPYIREMLSALGITFYDLENYEADDIIGTLDKLAENEDEYDVTIVSGDKDLIQLADNNTTVEISKKGVAEFEEFTPAYLMEKIGITPKQFIDLKALMGDKSDNIPGVTKIGEKTGLKLLLEYGSLEGVYENIDGMKKSKMKENLINDKEQAFLSKTLATINISAPITIGLDDIDYQGPDLDKLVPFYDEMGFKQFKDNLGAPKKQEKFDVSYTEVDSLSADMFADDQFFYFEILGDNYHVENIIGFAWGNDKAIYASTNLDLLKDDLFKAALAKPIKTYDFKRSKVLLSHFGVDLPAPAFDSRLAKYLLSTVDDNELSTIARLYTDYVLDSDEAVYGKGVKRAVPEKSVLLSHLARKIVVLNHSEKVMLDKLTEHQQASLLFDMEQPLANVLAKMEIAGISVKKATLQEMEASNQAVIDELTQEIYDLAGMEFNINSPKQLGELLFDKMQLPTSYTKKTKTGYSTAVDVLERLAPISPIVSKILEYRQIAKLQSTYIVGLQDFILQDGKIHTRYLQDLTQTGRLSSVDPNLQNIPVRLEQGRLIRKAFVPETEDEVLLSSDYSQIELRVLAHISNDEHLIAAFREGADIHTSTAMRVFGIEKTEDVTPNDRRNAKAVNFGIVYGISDYGLANNLGIPRKVAKQYIETYFERYPGIKNYMERVVRDAKDKGYVETLFHRRRELPDINSRNFNIRQFAERTAINSPIQGSAADILKIAMINLDKALVDGQFKTKMLLQVHDEIILQVPKDELEAVKTLVKETMESAIDLSVPLIADENAGQTWYEAK
- a CDS encoding AEC family transporter; this translates as MTTFVNSISGVLVILVMVMVGYVLAKKGWFDDQTSSLIAQLVTKVALPCYMIYTIVGRFTADELLKMLPQLRFPALSMIILLAIAMAVAQLFAVDKKHQGLFVSMFFNSNTIFVGLPINQALFGDKSIPYVLVYYMCNTTFFWTIGTYFIQKDGRHSATIDFRDSLRKIFSPPLLGFIIGVILVLLNIQLPAFLLSDFQYLGNLTIPLSMIFIGISVANAGLSRLRFSKDNVLVLLGRFVVAPLLMMVIVSHTQMPLLMKQVFIIQSAMPVMTNAPVVAKLYGADADYAAIMVTESTLLTMLIVPILMYLVNYL
- the tkt gene encoding transketolase, with amino-acid sequence MSQLSVNAIRFLGIDAIEKAKSGHPGVVMGAAPMAYSLYTKHLRVNPAVSNWINRDRFILSAGHGSMLLYALLHLSGFDVTIDDLKHFRQWGSKTPGHPEYGHTDGVDATSGPLGQGISMAVGLAQAERFLAAKYNKPDFPIFNHYTYVIAGDGDFMEGVSGEASSYAAKQQLNKLIVLYDSNDICLDGETNAAFTENVRARYNAYGWHTAIVEDGTDINAISLAIEEAKASNKPSLIEIKTTIGYGAPTKGGTNAVHGAPLGAEEIAATRRHLGWEYPPFDVPEEVYDDFKENVEKRGVAAYQKWLEMLAAYKTAYPNEAKEVEAIIRGEDPATLTEADFPVFDDGFSQATRHSSQAAINAAAAVLPNFLGGSADLAHSNMTYINDDGLQDAEHPLNRNIQFGVREFGMATILNGMALHGGLRVFGGTFFVFSDYLKAAMRLSALQGLPVVYVFTHDSIAVGEDGPTHEPIEQLSGLRAIPNLTVLRPADARETQAAWHYALTQKSTPTALVLTRQNLVVEKGTSFTAVEKGAYVVYESSADFDTILLASGSEINLAVEAAKKLVAQGGKVRVVSVPSTELFDDQPAEYKEMILPNAVRKRVAIEMAATQPWYKYVGLDGKVIGIDTFGASAPASEVIEHYGFTVDNIVNTVNHL
- the fsa gene encoding fructose-6-phosphate aldolase; protein product: MKFFLDTADVSAIKTINELGVVDGVTTNPTIISREGRDFETVIKEICQIVDGPVSAEVTGVTAEEMITEARDIAKWADNIVVKIPMTMEGLKAVNVLSKENIKTNVTLIFTVSQGLMAIKAGATFISPFVGRLEDIGTDAYQLISDLREIIDFYGFETEIIAASIRNTVHVENVAKRGAHIATIPDAVFDKMTKHPLTDSGLTQFMQDWKIFKGE